In one Elephas maximus indicus isolate mEleMax1 chromosome 9, mEleMax1 primary haplotype, whole genome shotgun sequence genomic region, the following are encoded:
- the LOC126082477 gene encoding olfactory receptor 1L1-like, protein MGWNNLTRPSEFILLGISSRPEDQKPLFVFFLTVYLITVMGNLIVILAIHSDTRLQTPMYFLLSILSFVDLCYTTVTIPKMLISFLSETKTIPYGECLTQMYFFLSFGNVDSYLLGAMAIDRYVAIRNPFHYITIMSHKRCILLLVISFCIPLLHSLLHVCLISQLLFCDSNVIHHFLCDVKPVLKLSCSSTFVNEIVIKTEGLSVTLTPFSCIIFSYLRILITVLKIPSAAGKHKAFSTCGSHLTVVTLFYGSISYVYFQPLFNYTVQDRIATLIYTILTPMLNPFIYSLRNKDMKQGLAKLMDRVKSI, encoded by the coding sequence ATGGGATGGAACAACTTAACAAGACCCTCTGAATTCATCCTCCTGGGGATATCCTCTAGGCCTGAGGATCAGAAGCCTCTCTTTGTCTTCTTTCTAACTGTCTACCTCATCACCGTGATGGGAAACCTGATTGTTATCTTGGCCATCCATTCAGATACTCGCCTACAGACCCCCATGTATTTCCTTTTGAGCATCCTTTCCTTTGTTGACCTTTGCTACACAACAGTCACTATTCCAAAGATGCTGATAAGCTTCTTATCAGAAACAAAGACCATTCCCTATGGTGAGTGCCTGACCCAGATGTACTTCTTCCTATCTTTTGGTAATGTAGATAGTTACCTCCTAGGGGCCATGGCcattgaccgctatgtggccataaGAAACCCTTTTCATTACATCACTATCATGAGCCATAAACGCTGTATCCTGCTCCTGGTCATCTCCTTCTGCATCCCATTACTCCACTCACTCCTGCATGTCTGCCTGATTAGTCAGCTCCTCTTCTGTGattccaatgttatccatcacTTCCTCTGTGATGTCAAGCCAGTGCTGAAGTTGTCTTGCTCATCTACATTTGTCAATGAAATAGTGATAAAGACAGAAGGACTATCTGTCACACTGACCCCCTTTTCATGCATCATCTTCTCTTATCTGAGAATCCTCATCACTGTTCTGAAGATCCCTTCAGCTGCTGGGAAGcacaaagccttctccacctgtggctcTCATCTCACAGTGGTTACTCTGTTTTATGGAAGCATTAGCTATGTCTATTTCCAGCCCCTGTTCAACTATACTGTCCAGGACCGAATAGCAACACTCATCTACACAATATTGACACCGATGTTGAACCCGTTTATCTACAGTCTGAGAAACAAAGACATGAAGCAGGGTTTGGCAAAGCTGATGGACAGGGTAAAGTCGATTTGA